A genomic region of Streptomyces sp. NBC_00247 contains the following coding sequences:
- a CDS encoding phage tail protein, producing MLPISARALAAVTGAARRPIRAEWSNDGGGTWVPAPQLGGAEVRPDRTAECRYSGTADLVGIPLGASGVNSVTTQVRLWQGLQGPRMDVEWIPAGVYVVDRLTRTRYGASVELLGREEVIRAAPLPAPRTVGPDTARFLAETLIGEVLPGVPVAWRDGVTPDTPLPSWVVDEDRWAALSGGTDTTGTDTGIAAALAAELYADASGVVTIGPVPTITDPVVWRIPYGVALVEPAETESAEGLVNLWSISGDGGDGTPAVGPVYTWDTDPASLTYAGPDPVGDPLAPQRLGLTGVRIRAARYASPLITNLGQAADVGAARLADSLGIQASLSMTTACNPALEPGDVVDVEVRPGEWQRHIIDACPYTLGSASQSCTTRTTVRRLL from the coding sequence ATGCTACCGATCTCCGCCCGCGCACTGGCCGCCGTCACCGGGGCCGCCCGCCGCCCGATCCGCGCCGAGTGGTCCAACGATGGCGGCGGCACCTGGGTACCAGCCCCGCAGCTCGGCGGCGCCGAGGTTCGCCCGGACCGTACCGCGGAGTGCCGCTACTCCGGCACCGCCGACCTGGTCGGCATTCCCCTCGGCGCATCCGGCGTCAACAGCGTGACCACGCAGGTACGGCTGTGGCAGGGCCTGCAGGGGCCGCGCATGGACGTGGAGTGGATCCCCGCCGGGGTGTACGTCGTCGACCGGCTGACCCGCACCCGATACGGGGCGTCCGTCGAGCTCCTCGGCCGGGAGGAAGTGATCCGGGCCGCGCCGCTACCGGCTCCGCGCACGGTCGGCCCGGACACCGCCCGGTTCCTCGCGGAGACGCTGATCGGCGAGGTACTGCCCGGAGTGCCGGTCGCATGGCGCGACGGCGTCACTCCGGACACGCCCCTGCCGTCGTGGGTGGTGGACGAGGACCGGTGGGCGGCCCTCTCCGGCGGAACAGACACCACCGGCACCGATACCGGCATCGCCGCCGCGCTCGCCGCCGAGCTGTACGCCGACGCCTCCGGGGTGGTGACGATCGGGCCCGTGCCGACCATCACCGACCCGGTGGTCTGGCGCATCCCCTACGGTGTCGCCCTGGTCGAGCCCGCTGAAACCGAGTCCGCGGAGGGCTTGGTGAACCTCTGGTCGATCAGTGGGGACGGTGGTGACGGGACGCCAGCGGTCGGACCCGTCTACACGTGGGACACCGACCCGGCGTCCCTGACCTACGCCGGGCCGGACCCGGTCGGCGACCCCCTCGCCCCCCAGCGCCTCGGCCTGACCGGCGTCCGGATCCGGGCCGCCCGCTACGCCTCCCCGCTGATCACGAACCTCGGCCAGGCCGCCGACGTCGGCGCGGCCCGCCTCGCCGACTCCCTCGGGATCCAGGCCTCCCTGTCCATGACCACCGCGTGCAACCCCGCCCTCGAACCCGGCGACGTCGTGGACGTGGAGGTCCGCCCGGGTGAGTGGCAGCGGCACATCATCGACGCCTGCCCCTACACCCTCGGCAGCGCCTCCCAGTCCTGCACCACCCGGACCACCGTCAGGAGGCTGCTGTGA
- a CDS encoding helix-turn-helix domain-containing protein has product MPTDPPPDWVPARRRVIGDRIRAARTSRGLTQEALAEAAGVDRKTISRIEQAVHSPLLDHLLVIAHALDAPLATLVRDEE; this is encoded by the coding sequence GTGCCCACTGATCCCCCACCCGACTGGGTCCCCGCCCGCCGCCGGGTCATCGGTGACCGCATCCGGGCAGCCCGAACCAGCAGAGGGCTCACCCAGGAAGCACTCGCCGAAGCGGCAGGCGTCGATCGGAAAACCATCAGCCGGATCGAGCAGGCGGTGCATTCGCCGCTTCTTGATCACCTACTTGTGATCGCGCACGCACTGGACGCCCCACTTGCCACCCTCGTCCGCGACGAGGAGTAG
- a CDS encoding 4a-hydroxytetrahydrobiopterin dehydratase, whose product MGKEPLTEEQIAGQLAARPGWTRDGDEITRTFQIRYHGGVAMIVHVADVERLIGHHADIDLRWGQVRFGITTHDVGRRLTEADFDLAARIDQIGAAHGAEPLSA is encoded by the coding sequence GTGGGCAAGGAACCGCTGACGGAAGAGCAGATCGCTGGTCAGCTGGCCGCACGGCCAGGATGGACACGCGACGGTGACGAGATCACCCGGACGTTCCAGATCCGGTATCACGGGGGCGTGGCGATGATCGTGCACGTTGCGGATGTCGAGCGGCTCATCGGCCACCATGCGGACATCGACCTGCGCTGGGGGCAGGTACGGTTCGGCATTACTACGCACGACGTCGGCCGCAGGCTGACCGAGGCGGACTTCGATCTTGCTGCGCGCATCGATCAGATTGGGGCGGCCCATGGGGCGGAGCCGCTGAGCGCCTGA
- a CDS encoding LysM peptidoglycan-binding domain-containing protein, with amino-acid sequence MTVDGMVEQMERWIGTGEPNQIQQWYRERNGPAYAGNFAWCDAMVTRAAVDAGEYDAVCHGTDWAYTVAHAARFQAAGQWTAMTNGIAKSGIRRGDIVFFDWSGSSSIGAIDHVGIVTSVSADHRYVYTIEGNTANVCARRVRVVGDIAGFGRPAYKTAPPATATGTGTYKVLDGDSLSEIAEAHKTTVSALQSLNGIKDPNKIAAGQMLKLPTATAQKVVSLAKLITAAKSDPPKKGTPVSYAAAKYVEQALVAEKLLAAGYADGHMGTATRSAYALYQQRQGFTGKAADGVPGMTTLKRLGAAHGFTVVA; translated from the coding sequence ATGACCGTCGACGGCATGGTCGAGCAGATGGAACGCTGGATCGGCACGGGCGAACCGAACCAGATTCAGCAGTGGTACCGCGAGCGCAACGGGCCAGCCTACGCCGGCAACTTCGCGTGGTGTGACGCCATGGTCACCCGTGCCGCCGTCGACGCCGGTGAGTACGACGCCGTGTGCCACGGCACCGACTGGGCGTACACCGTGGCGCACGCCGCCCGATTCCAGGCTGCCGGGCAGTGGACGGCGATGACGAACGGCATCGCCAAGTCGGGCATCCGGCGCGGTGACATCGTGTTCTTCGACTGGTCCGGCTCGTCGTCGATCGGCGCGATAGATCACGTCGGGATCGTCACGAGCGTCTCGGCCGACCACCGGTACGTCTACACGATCGAGGGCAACACGGCGAACGTCTGCGCCCGCCGCGTCCGGGTCGTTGGGGACATCGCCGGGTTCGGGCGCCCCGCGTACAAGACGGCGCCCCCTGCCACGGCCACCGGGACCGGCACGTACAAGGTGCTCGACGGCGACTCGCTCTCGGAGATCGCCGAGGCGCACAAGACGACCGTGTCAGCGCTGCAGTCCCTGAACGGGATCAAGGACCCGAACAAGATCGCAGCCGGGCAAATGCTCAAGCTGCCGACGGCGACCGCACAGAAGGTGGTCAGCCTCGCGAAGCTCATCACGGCGGCGAAGAGCGACCCGCCGAAGAAGGGCACACCGGTCTCGTACGCCGCGGCGAAGTACGTCGAGCAAGCGCTCGTCGCCGAGAAGCTGCTCGCCGCCGGCTACGCCGATGGCCACATGGGCACGGCCACGCGGAGCGCTTACGCCCTGTACCAGCAGCGGCAGGGCTTCACCGGCAAGGCGGCGGACGGTGTCCCTGGCATGACCACCCTCAAGCGGCTCGGTGCCGCCCACGGCTTCACGGTCGTCGCCTGA
- a CDS encoding phage tail tape measure protein: MPVEVGVGYVSVVPSTRGFGSELQRQISGPSADAGQRAGRESGQGFLGGIGGVLKTGIAGVAATAGALFAVGFTEAVAQDKSNARLGAQLGLSAKESARLGKVAGKVFGKGYGESIDQVNDALRGLAQNGVAAVNAPKKDLAELTKSALNLADTFDAEVGESAKAAGQLIKTGLAKDGKQAFDLITAGFQSGADKSGDFLDTLNEYGTQFRKAGLGGAASIGLISQALEAGARDGDLAADAIKEFTIRVVDGSKTTADGYKLLGLSSATMAKEFAKGGASATAALDLTLDKLRAIPDPVKQNAAAVALFGTQSEDLGAALYAMDPSSAADKLGKVGGAATTMGKALHATATNDFDVFKRMAVQKLADTADKYVLPAVARLGSFLISDVVPTLRTFGAGVRTTGEALGAGVDWLREYGAWLLPLAVGIAGLTITMNASAIATGAVTAVFSVYRGVILATAAVTRGYAIAQGVLNAVMSANPIGLIITGVAALAALIFVAYKRSDTFRSIVQATWSGIQSGWSSLWSVLQPGIAGFMTGLRAIGTGAAWLWGTVLAPTFGFIGTAAKVLGVVVATLLIAPFVIGFKAVGAIASWLWDSQIKPVFEDIATGAVWLWGSALQPVFGWIWSGLRATGAGATWLYRNAIKPAFDGIGTGAGWLWGSAIKPAFDGIGAGAAWLWGSGIKPAFTGIQSGVRMTGSVATWLYRSAVKPAFDGIGTGAAWLWNVALRPVLDKGRAGVKLFGAAFGLAKDAIGSAWSQIKNIAKEPVNFIIKHIYTEGIKATWDKVAGFVGVGKMPAAPKLLAGGGRTHGGVPGKDSIPTLMMADEFVVKRSSARAVGFDTLSYINEHGELPVQRFADGGIVGDLWGAAKKVGGTLLSGADFLTDPGKMWDKATGFIRDKAATIGSSPWAQALGRFPAKMLDGLKDKIVNAAGSMFGGASGSVGGSGVERWSSVVLQALKMVGQPASLLPVVLRRMNQESGGNPRAINNWDINAKNGDPSRGLMQTIGATFNAYAGPLQSRGIYDPLANVVASMRYALSRYGSLASAYNRPGGYADGGRPKRGELAWVGERGPELVRFGGGDTEVYDHLTSLRMAGGLGVLRGFAKGTKVSASTKARREVPADLAAFRKSLTGTAAQIAAASNALAADLKSAGGAGKNLATATTAASAKLQALAKQRDTVASKIATAKAAATDQATSATDYLGLGNISDPTSVGGLISGLQARQSTLASFQARIATASKRGVSQSLISQLVAAGPDSQLARLVSGASAGQIKQLNALAASGSKLSTAYGRTMADAMYDAGTMAGKGFLTGLQAQEAALQKEMTKLGGTLVTTIERRLQIHSPSRETDRVGRMVGAGLIGGMVSTLPAIDRASVRMATASVPAPAAAIRTAAQPAGLQQGQQLALVLADGTQLDAYVDTRVDAGMTTVRQRSRAGAR, encoded by the coding sequence GTGCCGGTCGAGGTCGGTGTCGGGTACGTGTCCGTTGTCCCGTCGACCCGGGGGTTCGGGTCCGAGCTGCAGCGGCAGATTTCGGGCCCGTCCGCCGATGCCGGGCAACGCGCCGGCCGAGAGTCCGGGCAGGGGTTCCTCGGCGGCATCGGCGGCGTGCTTAAGACCGGCATCGCCGGGGTAGCGGCTACCGCCGGTGCCCTGTTCGCGGTCGGGTTCACCGAGGCCGTGGCGCAGGACAAGAGCAACGCCCGGCTGGGGGCCCAACTCGGTCTCAGCGCGAAGGAGTCGGCGCGGCTCGGCAAGGTCGCCGGGAAGGTCTTCGGCAAGGGGTACGGCGAAAGCATCGACCAGGTTAACGACGCGCTGCGCGGGCTGGCACAGAACGGTGTGGCCGCGGTCAACGCACCGAAGAAGGATCTGGCCGAGCTCACTAAGAGCGCGCTCAACTTGGCCGATACGTTCGACGCCGAGGTCGGCGAGTCCGCGAAGGCGGCTGGACAGCTCATCAAAACGGGCCTCGCGAAGGACGGCAAGCAGGCGTTTGACCTGATCACAGCCGGTTTCCAGTCCGGCGCAGACAAGTCAGGCGACTTCCTCGACACCCTCAATGAATACGGTACGCAGTTCCGCAAGGCAGGGCTGGGCGGCGCGGCCTCGATCGGCCTGATCTCCCAGGCGTTGGAGGCGGGGGCGCGTGACGGCGACCTCGCCGCCGACGCGATCAAGGAGTTCACGATCCGCGTCGTCGATGGCAGCAAGACGACCGCCGACGGATACAAGCTTCTCGGGTTGTCGTCCGCCACCATGGCGAAGGAGTTCGCAAAGGGCGGGGCATCGGCCACGGCCGCCCTCGATCTGACCCTCGACAAGCTGCGCGCGATCCCTGACCCGGTGAAACAGAACGCTGCGGCGGTCGCCCTGTTCGGCACGCAGAGCGAGGATCTCGGCGCCGCGCTGTACGCCATGGACCCGTCATCGGCGGCCGACAAGCTCGGCAAGGTCGGCGGTGCCGCAACGACCATGGGGAAGGCTCTCCACGCCACCGCGACGAACGATTTCGACGTCTTCAAGCGGATGGCGGTGCAGAAACTCGCCGACACCGCCGACAAGTACGTACTGCCAGCCGTCGCCCGGCTCGGCTCGTTCCTGATCTCCGACGTCGTGCCGACGCTCCGAACCTTCGGCGCAGGCGTCCGGACCACCGGTGAGGCACTCGGCGCCGGGGTGGACTGGCTGCGCGAGTACGGGGCGTGGCTGCTGCCGCTTGCCGTCGGCATTGCCGGGCTCACGATTACGATGAACGCTTCCGCGATCGCGACGGGCGCCGTCACGGCGGTGTTCTCGGTCTATCGCGGGGTGATCCTCGCGACGGCCGCGGTCACCCGTGGGTACGCCATCGCGCAGGGTGTGCTCAACGCGGTGATGTCTGCGAACCCGATCGGGTTGATCATCACGGGTGTCGCGGCGCTCGCCGCTTTGATCTTCGTCGCGTACAAGCGCAGCGACACATTCCGCTCGATCGTGCAGGCGACATGGTCCGGGATCCAGTCCGGATGGTCGTCGCTCTGGTCCGTGCTGCAGCCCGGCATCGCCGGGTTCATGACCGGGCTGCGCGCGATCGGCACAGGCGCAGCGTGGCTCTGGGGCACGGTCCTCGCGCCGACGTTCGGGTTCATCGGCACCGCCGCGAAGGTGCTCGGCGTAGTCGTCGCGACGCTGCTGATCGCCCCGTTCGTGATCGGGTTCAAGGCCGTCGGCGCTATCGCGTCGTGGCTCTGGGACTCGCAGATCAAGCCCGTGTTCGAGGACATCGCGACCGGCGCGGTATGGCTCTGGGGATCGGCGCTGCAGCCGGTCTTCGGGTGGATCTGGTCCGGGCTGCGCGCGACCGGCGCGGGCGCGACGTGGCTCTACCGCAACGCGATCAAGCCTGCGTTCGACGGCATCGGCACAGGCGCAGGGTGGCTTTGGGGCTCCGCGATCAAGCCAGCGTTCGACGGGATCGGCGCCGGCGCCGCGTGGCTGTGGGGCTCGGGGATCAAGCCCGCGTTCACCGGCATTCAGAGCGGCGTCCGCATGACGGGCTCGGTCGCCACGTGGCTCTACCGCAGCGCGGTGAAACCGGCGTTCGACGGGATCGGCACGGGTGCGGCGTGGCTGTGGAATGTGGCTCTGCGGCCGGTTCTGGACAAGGGACGTGCGGGCGTCAAGCTCTTCGGCGCAGCGTTCGGTCTGGCCAAGGACGCGATCGGCTCCGCCTGGTCCCAGATCAAGAACATCGCCAAAGAGCCTGTGAACTTCATCATCAAACACATCTACACGGAAGGGATCAAAGCCACTTGGGACAAGGTGGCCGGGTTCGTCGGGGTCGGGAAGATGCCGGCCGCGCCGAAGCTGCTCGCGGGCGGCGGCCGCACGCACGGCGGCGTGCCGGGCAAGGACAGCATCCCGACGCTGATGATGGCCGACGAGTTCGTCGTGAAGCGCAGCAGCGCCCGCGCGGTGGGGTTCGACACCCTGTCGTACATCAACGAGCACGGCGAGCTGCCAGTGCAGCGGTTCGCCGACGGCGGGATCGTGGGCGATCTCTGGGGCGCTGCGAAGAAGGTCGGCGGCACACTGCTCAGCGGCGCCGACTTCCTCACCGATCCCGGCAAAATGTGGGATAAGGCGACCGGATTCATCCGGGACAAGGCGGCTACGATCGGCTCGTCGCCGTGGGCGCAGGCCCTCGGCCGCTTCCCGGCGAAGATGCTCGACGGCTTGAAGGACAAGATCGTCAACGCGGCGGGCAGCATGTTCGGCGGCGCCTCGGGCAGCGTTGGCGGGTCCGGCGTCGAGCGGTGGTCGTCGGTCGTACTGCAGGCCCTCAAGATGGTCGGACAGCCTGCATCGCTGCTGCCGGTCGTGCTACGCCGGATGAACCAGGAGAGCGGCGGGAACCCGCGCGCGATCAACAATTGGGACATCAACGCGAAGAACGGCGACCCGTCGCGTGGGCTCATGCAGACGATCGGTGCGACGTTCAACGCGTACGCCGGTCCGCTCCAGTCACGCGGCATCTACGACCCGCTGGCGAACGTGGTCGCCTCCATGCGGTACGCCCTGTCGCGGTACGGGTCGCTCGCCTCGGCGTACAACCGACCCGGTGGGTACGCCGACGGCGGCCGGCCGAAGCGAGGCGAACTCGCGTGGGTCGGCGAGCGCGGGCCCGAGCTCGTGAGGTTCGGCGGCGGGGACACGGAGGTGTACGACCACCTGACGTCGCTCCGGATGGCGGGCGGGCTCGGTGTGCTGCGCGGGTTCGCGAAGGGTACGAAGGTATCCGCGTCGACCAAGGCGCGGCGTGAAGTGCCTGCGGATCTCGCGGCGTTCCGGAAGAGTCTCACCGGGACGGCGGCGCAGATCGCTGCCGCGTCCAACGCGCTCGCGGCCGATCTGAAGTCGGCGGGCGGGGCAGGCAAGAACCTCGCGACCGCGACGACCGCGGCGTCGGCGAAGCTGCAGGCGCTCGCGAAACAGCGGGACACCGTGGCGTCGAAGATCGCTACGGCCAAGGCGGCGGCCACCGATCAGGCGACGTCGGCGACCGACTATCTCGGGCTCGGGAACATCAGCGATCCGACATCGGTCGGCGGGCTGATCTCCGGTCTGCAGGCGCGGCAGTCGACGCTCGCGTCGTTTCAGGCGCGGATCGCGACGGCGTCGAAGCGGGGCGTGTCGCAGAGCCTGATCTCGCAGCTCGTGGCGGCCGGACCCGACAGTCAGCTCGCCCGGCTGGTGTCCGGGGCGAGCGCCGGGCAGATCAAGCAGCTCAACGCGCTCGCGGCGTCCGGCTCCAAGCTCAGCACCGCGTACGGCCGGACCATGGCCGACGCGATGTACGACGCCGGGACCATGGCGGGAAAGGGGTTCCTCACCGGTCTGCAGGCCCAGGAGGCGGCGCTGCAGAAGGAGATGACCAAGCTCGGCGGGACACTCGTGACCACGATCGAGCGGCGGCTGCAGATTCACAGCCCGAGCCGCGAGACCGACCGGGTCGGGCGCATGGTCGGCGCCGGCCTGATCGGCGGCATGGTCAGCACCCTGCCCGCGATCGACCGCGCGTCGGTCCGCATGGCGACCGCCTCGGTCCCGGCTCCGGCGGCCGCGATCCGCACGGCGGCGCAGCCGGCCGGACTGCAGCAGGGACAGCAGCTCGCACTCGTCCTCGCGGACGGCACGCAGCTCGACGCGTACGTCGACACCCGGGTCGACGCGGGGATGACGACGGTCCGGCAGCGGTCGCGTGCCGGCGCACGATAG
- a CDS encoding ComEC/Rec2 family competence protein translates to MSAVLLCAAAGAASAGLHGADVRRGPVPGLARAHTEVEAEVTVTSDPVRTRAQVRGSRSMPALLLIDAEITRLAPPGARSGSPPGTAVRPGTASGLRPASGPGPGGHGYRLRTPVVLMVSPGAATRVWQGLLPSTGLLISGRLVPPMREGERSAATLRVTAGTAPRIVAGPGFTQRVAGELREGLRRATEDLGPDARALLPGLVVGDTSRVPTELHDAFRSTDLTHLLSVSGDNIV, encoded by the coding sequence GTGAGCGCCGTACTGCTGTGCGCGGCGGCCGGGGCCGCTTCGGCGGGGCTGCACGGGGCCGATGTGCGCCGTGGGCCGGTACCGGGGCTGGCGCGGGCGCACACGGAGGTCGAAGCGGAGGTGACGGTCACCTCCGACCCGGTACGGACCCGGGCCCAGGTGCGCGGCAGCCGGAGCATGCCGGCCCTGCTGCTGATCGACGCCGAGATCACGCGGCTCGCACCCCCGGGGGCCCGTTCCGGCTCCCCTCCGGGTACCGCTGTTCGCCCCGGCACGGCTTCCGGACTGCGCCCGGCCTCCGGTCCCGGGCCCGGCGGTCACGGGTACCGGCTCCGTACGCCTGTCGTCCTGATGGTGTCGCCCGGGGCCGCGACACGGGTGTGGCAGGGCCTGCTGCCCTCCACCGGTCTGCTGATCAGCGGTCGGCTCGTCCCCCCGATGCGCGAGGGCGAGCGGAGTGCGGCCACCCTGCGGGTGACGGCGGGTACCGCGCCACGGATCGTCGCCGGACCCGGTTTCACGCAACGGGTGGCGGGGGAGTTGCGCGAGGGGCTGCGCCGGGCGACCGAGGACCTCGGTCCGGACGCCCGGGCGCTGCTGCCGGGGCTGGTGGTCGGTGACACCTCGCGCGTTCCGACCGAACTGCACGACGCCTTCCGGTCCACCGATCTCACTCATCTGCTGTCCGTTTCGGGCGACAACATCGTTTAG
- a CDS encoding glycerophosphodiester phosphodiesterase, giving the protein MPTLYTYGGTPAEVLTDLAGNVVPDYPLNVRVAGTGELVTALYEADGTTPISQLRSDGTASKSPGAIRQWMCAWPQIEYEYNATGGRIVRWYATGREVATEALQAATGAATQAATAATQAATALTTATNAAALATTATTTAAAASADATAAITAVQSRLGAAATVDNLPAIVYDAHRGSAGEAPENTLAALRGAMPWADVLDLDSQILGDGTPVLMHDATVDRTTRSAGNVSLFNAAQWGLVRSDPSTWFAAAAPDLPVHTVEEILDELGGRRVMTVEAKNAAGVAPLAAMIKARRLERSVLINTNDPAVIPVIKAAGCLAHLWRSAAQMATDNATTIRNTGADLLDVDIAGTDAQITAAIAKNYALGVWAHTLVRRVQRDRALALGCRGIIADYSAYVSSRVPRRTTSSFGTGQWGYGYVPSAAARPVLDASGRIPLPNPASSAAADAVVLLAGEVSPAPATTTIDVKFSVTATPVWALFAVHLGADDDATVLSSADIRHNGYTVQVSNTRSLRIYRDDKAAGTSAQLANTASSTAIPAGTYTLRVVITATQITLSVPELSLTTTVTDSTYRVPWYLYVGRPYFSGGTDVVNVVSITTT; this is encoded by the coding sequence ATGCCCACCCTCTACACCTACGGCGGCACCCCGGCCGAGGTCCTCACCGACCTCGCCGGGAACGTCGTCCCCGACTACCCGCTGAACGTCCGCGTCGCGGGCACGGGGGAGCTCGTAACCGCACTGTACGAGGCGGACGGCACCACCCCGATCAGCCAACTCCGCTCCGACGGCACCGCGTCGAAATCGCCGGGGGCGATACGGCAGTGGATGTGCGCCTGGCCGCAGATCGAGTACGAGTACAACGCGACCGGCGGCCGGATCGTCCGCTGGTACGCGACCGGCCGTGAGGTCGCCACCGAGGCGCTGCAGGCCGCCACTGGCGCAGCCACCCAGGCAGCGACTGCAGCCACGCAGGCGGCGACCGCGCTCACCACGGCGACCAACGCCGCGGCGCTCGCCACGACCGCCACCACCACGGCGGCTGCGGCATCGGCGGACGCCACGGCCGCGATCACCGCCGTTCAGTCCCGGCTCGGCGCCGCCGCGACCGTCGACAACCTGCCCGCGATCGTCTACGACGCCCACCGGGGCAGCGCGGGCGAAGCTCCGGAGAACACCCTCGCGGCTCTTCGCGGGGCGATGCCGTGGGCCGACGTCCTCGACCTCGACTCCCAGATCCTCGGCGACGGCACCCCGGTGCTGATGCATGACGCCACCGTGGACCGCACTACCCGGAGCGCGGGGAACGTCAGTCTGTTCAACGCCGCCCAGTGGGGGCTCGTGCGCAGTGACCCGTCCACCTGGTTCGCGGCGGCCGCCCCCGACCTGCCGGTGCACACCGTGGAGGAGATCCTCGACGAGCTCGGCGGCCGCCGGGTGATGACCGTGGAGGCTAAGAACGCGGCGGGGGTCGCACCGCTCGCCGCGATGATCAAGGCCCGGCGGCTCGAACGCAGCGTGTTGATCAACACCAATGACCCCGCCGTCATCCCGGTGATCAAAGCCGCGGGCTGCCTCGCGCACCTGTGGCGGTCCGCCGCCCAGATGGCCACGGACAACGCGACCACCATCAGGAACACGGGCGCGGACCTCTTGGACGTCGACATCGCCGGGACGGACGCGCAGATCACAGCCGCCATCGCCAAGAACTACGCGCTCGGGGTATGGGCGCACACGCTGGTACGCCGGGTGCAGCGCGATCGGGCCCTCGCCCTCGGGTGCCGGGGCATCATCGCCGACTACTCCGCCTACGTCTCCAGCCGCGTCCCCCGCCGCACCACCAGCTCGTTCGGGACGGGGCAGTGGGGGTACGGGTACGTGCCCTCCGCCGCCGCCCGGCCGGTCCTCGACGCCTCCGGCCGCATCCCCCTGCCGAACCCCGCGAGCTCGGCGGCCGCCGACGCGGTGGTGCTCCTGGCGGGCGAAGTTAGCCCGGCCCCGGCCACCACCACGATCGACGTGAAATTCAGCGTCACCGCGACGCCCGTGTGGGCCCTGTTCGCCGTGCACCTGGGCGCCGACGACGACGCCACGGTCCTCTCCTCGGCGGACATCCGCCACAACGGGTACACCGTGCAGGTCAGCAACACGCGCTCTCTGCGCATCTATCGGGACGACAAGGCGGCCGGCACTTCCGCGCAGCTCGCCAACACGGCCAGCAGCACGGCGATCCCGGCGGGCACTTACACGCTGCGGGTCGTCATCACCGCGACGCAGATCACCCTGTCCGTCCCCGAGCTGTCGCTGACCACCACGGTCACGGACAGCACCTACCGGGTCCCCTGGTACCTGTACGTCGGCCGGCCGTATTTCTCGGGCGGGACCGACGTCGTCAACGTCGTCAGCATCACCACCACCTGA
- a CDS encoding Twin-arginine translocation pathway signal — MTHHTGSAGRNDALRAARLQQGWRSAERAAEALQLRGQQLLDDPHFTVSARTWRRWEGSAPGWPSDETAMVLHDAFNRWPEDLGFTTPPGWIRPEHHQDQGVNRRQPFVSVTAAALVAGPVAPQHVDPALISYFQQQLEGHYRADMFLGPHDLIGTVSAQYQLIDKLVRSAKGETRRGLLRVGAAYAALVGWLYQDAGDMNGAAFWRGVTQEIAMRSRDPHLIGYSLVNQAQVRTDLGDGHAVIDLCEAALDDAARLVPKVRIMAMQQQAHGASLTGERRAVDDLLDQADRLLLRVDDDLPWGNACRRTPGYLEVQRATCYGRLGLGAEAGALWSQVLTIVPETARRDRGVYMARQATAAATAREPDQAVEIARSVATIAVETRSARMRRELVTLERAMRPWHDAPVGRDLAEILAPVTQGS; from the coding sequence ATGACCCACCACACTGGATCCGCAGGCCGTAACGACGCGCTGCGCGCCGCCCGCTTACAGCAGGGGTGGCGCTCGGCGGAGCGTGCGGCGGAGGCGCTCCAGCTGCGCGGCCAGCAGCTGCTCGACGACCCGCACTTCACCGTGTCCGCGCGTACCTGGCGGCGCTGGGAGGGGTCCGCGCCCGGCTGGCCGAGCGACGAAACCGCGATGGTGCTGCATGACGCGTTCAACCGGTGGCCCGAGGATCTCGGGTTCACCACGCCCCCGGGGTGGATCCGGCCCGAGCACCACCAGGACCAGGGCGTGAACCGCCGACAGCCGTTCGTGTCCGTGACGGCTGCCGCGCTCGTTGCCGGGCCTGTGGCGCCTCAGCACGTGGACCCGGCGCTGATCAGCTACTTCCAGCAGCAGCTGGAGGGGCACTACCGGGCTGACATGTTCCTCGGGCCGCACGATCTGATCGGCACGGTGTCCGCCCAGTACCAGCTGATCGACAAATTGGTGCGCTCGGCGAAGGGTGAGACACGCCGCGGGCTGCTGCGCGTCGGCGCGGCCTACGCGGCGCTCGTCGGCTGGCTGTACCAGGACGCCGGCGACATGAACGGGGCGGCGTTCTGGCGCGGGGTGACGCAGGAGATCGCCATGCGGTCTCGGGACCCGCACCTCATCGGGTACAGCCTCGTCAACCAGGCTCAGGTCCGGACCGACCTGGGTGACGGGCACGCGGTCATCGATCTGTGCGAAGCCGCTCTCGACGACGCCGCCCGGCTGGTGCCGAAGGTGCGGATCATGGCGATGCAGCAGCAGGCGCACGGTGCCAGCCTCACCGGGGAACGGCGGGCCGTCGACGACCTGCTCGACCAGGCCGACCGGCTGCTGTTGCGCGTCGATGACGATCTGCCCTGGGGCAACGCGTGCCGCCGGACTCCAGGGTATTTGGAGGTGCAGCGGGCAACCTGCTACGGGCGTCTCGGCCTCGGCGCCGAGGCTGGTGCCCTGTGGTCGCAGGTCCTCACGATCGTGCCGGAGACCGCGCGCCGGGACCGCGGGGTGTACATGGCCAGGCAGGCGACCGCTGCGGCGACGGCCCGGGAGCCGGACCAGGCGGTGGAGATCGCGCGCTCGGTCGCGACGATCGCGGTGGAGACCCGTTCGGCGAGGATGCGCCGGGAGCTGGTCACTCTGGAGCGGGCGATGCGCCCGTGGCACGATGCCCCGGTCGGCCGGGACCTCGCGGAGATCCTGGCACCGGTAACCCAGGGGAGCTGA